One window of the Amycolatopsis mediterranei genome contains the following:
- a CDS encoding VOC family protein, with protein MTDRLITHLRHVDLAVPDLARQQDFYTGAWGLAEEHSDTGITFLAAEGSPEQYVVRLRHAADKRIDLIAFGVATAADVDTLAGRLAAAGITLVHEPRALDTPGGGYGFRFFDNEGRTIEISADVGTRAHRRIEEGESVPVRLSHVVVNSADPEGTRAFYERHLGFRLSDTLMHPRMGAMMYFLRINAWHHSLAIARGPHPALHHASFELRGLDEYMRGTGRLLRAGVEKIWGPGRHLAGHNTFSYFLDPHGNTVEYTTELEQVDEDGWHPQLHDFSKPEVSDQWGTANAMNEFVARKSFNDPDKGLFVAPPV; from the coding sequence GTGACCGACCGCCTGATCACCCACCTGCGGCACGTCGACCTCGCCGTGCCCGACCTCGCGCGCCAGCAGGACTTCTACACCGGCGCCTGGGGCCTCGCCGAGGAGCACTCCGACACCGGGATCACCTTCCTCGCCGCCGAAGGGTCGCCGGAGCAGTACGTCGTCCGGCTGCGGCACGCCGCGGACAAGCGGATCGACCTGATCGCCTTCGGCGTCGCGACGGCCGCCGACGTCGACACCCTGGCCGGCCGCCTGGCCGCGGCCGGGATCACGCTCGTGCACGAGCCCCGCGCGCTGGACACCCCGGGCGGCGGATACGGGTTCCGGTTCTTCGACAACGAAGGCCGCACGATCGAGATCAGCGCGGACGTCGGGACGCGCGCCCACCGCCGGATCGAGGAGGGCGAGTCCGTCCCGGTGCGACTGTCGCACGTGGTCGTCAACTCCGCCGACCCCGAAGGCACCCGGGCCTTCTACGAACGCCACCTCGGGTTCCGCCTCTCCGACACGCTGATGCACCCGCGGATGGGGGCGATGATGTACTTCCTGCGGATCAACGCGTGGCACCACAGCCTGGCGATCGCCCGCGGCCCGCACCCGGCGCTGCACCACGCGTCGTTCGAGCTGCGCGGCCTCGACGAGTACATGCGCGGCACCGGGCGGCTGCTGCGCGCCGGCGTCGAGAAGATCTGGGGTCCGGGCCGGCACCTGGCCGGCCACAACACCTTCAGCTACTTCCTCGACCCGCACGGCAACACCGTCGAGTACACCACCGAGCTGGAGCAGGTCGACGAGGACGGCTGGCACCCGCAGCTGCACGACTTCTCGAAGCCGGAGGTGTCCGACCAGTGGGGCACCGCGAACGCGATGAACGAGTTCGTCGCGCGGAAGTCGTTCAACGACCCCGACAAGGGCCTCTTCGTGGCCCCGCCGGTC
- a CDS encoding FAD-dependent oxidoreductase — translation MPAVTKVLVVGGGLAGAATAVLLAQEGVAVDLVELKPDVAAIGSGITLQGNALRELRRLGVWPRAEAAGYPFDCLGLCAPDGTLLAEIPDVRSGGPDLPASMGMPRPALARILLDRVRETGVKIRFGDTVTRLDQDGSGVGVALASGTAGRYDLVVGADGIHSAIRGMIGIDVTPQPIGMGIWRAFGPRPASITHTDLCYGGPSYIAGYTPTGPDSLYAFVVEDFRDHSGLTPPERLATLRRLAAAYHGPWDEIRSTLDDASRVNYTRFETHVVPKPWHRGRVVLVGDAAHSCPPTLAQGGAQALEDAAVLAELLLSRDGVDDDLWAEFTARRHDRAKTVVEASNRIGRWLLDHEQGDVPGLVRRIGDLVSQPA, via the coding sequence ATGCCCGCGGTAACGAAGGTGCTGGTGGTCGGCGGCGGTCTCGCCGGGGCCGCCACGGCTGTCCTGCTCGCGCAGGAAGGCGTCGCCGTCGACCTCGTCGAGCTCAAGCCGGACGTCGCGGCCATCGGGTCGGGAATCACGCTGCAGGGCAACGCCTTGCGCGAGCTGCGCCGGCTCGGGGTGTGGCCGCGGGCCGAGGCGGCCGGGTACCCCTTCGACTGCCTCGGCCTGTGCGCACCGGACGGGACCCTGCTGGCCGAGATCCCCGACGTCCGCAGCGGCGGGCCCGACCTGCCCGCCTCGATGGGCATGCCGCGGCCGGCGCTGGCCCGGATCCTGCTGGACCGCGTCCGCGAGACCGGCGTGAAGATCCGCTTCGGCGACACCGTGACCCGGCTCGACCAGGACGGCTCCGGCGTCGGAGTCGCGCTCGCCTCGGGGACGGCCGGCCGGTACGACCTCGTGGTCGGCGCCGACGGCATCCACTCGGCGATCCGCGGAATGATCGGCATCGACGTCACGCCGCAGCCGATCGGCATGGGGATCTGGCGCGCGTTCGGGCCGCGTCCGGCGTCGATCACCCACACCGACCTGTGCTACGGCGGCCCGTCCTACATCGCCGGGTACACACCGACCGGTCCGGACTCCCTCTACGCGTTCGTCGTCGAGGACTTCCGGGACCACAGTGGACTGACGCCGCCGGAGCGGCTCGCCACCCTGCGCCGGCTCGCCGCCGCCTACCACGGGCCGTGGGACGAGATCCGGTCCACATTGGATGATGCGAGCCGGGTGAACTACACGCGGTTCGAGACGCACGTCGTGCCGAAGCCGTGGCACCGCGGCCGGGTCGTGCTCGTCGGCGACGCCGCGCACTCCTGCCCGCCCACCCTCGCCCAAGGCGGCGCCCAGGCCCTCGAAGACGCGGCGGTGCTGGCCGAGCTGCTGCTCAGCCGGGACGGTGTCGACGACGACCTCTGGGCGGAGTTCACCGCCCGCCGCCACGACCGCGCGAAGACCGTCGTCGAGGCTTCCAACCGGATCGGCCGGTGGCTGCTCGACCACGAGCAGGGCGACGTGCCCGGCCTGGTCCGCCGCATCGGCGACCTCGTGTCCCAGCCCGCCTGA
- a CDS encoding cyclase family protein yields the protein MDRTDPEGAIAAAAQRCSNWGRWGAGDVLGTLNFLDDAKRREGAALVRRGASFSLAQRFDADGPQKGWRRRTNPVHTMLDTGTDAERGTQGFPHGIGGADDVVSMPLQASTQWDGLGHIFDHGLAYNGRRAGDVVTSEGDRVTGIETTAGLLAGRGVLLDVGRVFGTGGELADGFAITADHLEATIAEHGSTARVGRGDLLLVRTGRLARARREGWGDYAGGDSPGLSFSTVDWLYGSEIAGVATDTWGVEVRPNEFDDAFQPLHQVAIPHLGLFLGEMWDLDTLAADCAADGVHEFWLTAAPLPVTGAVGAPVAPIAVK from the coding sequence GTGGACCGAACCGATCCCGAGGGCGCGATCGCGGCGGCGGCCCAGCGGTGCTCCAACTGGGGCCGCTGGGGTGCCGGCGACGTCCTCGGCACCCTGAACTTCCTCGACGACGCCAAGCGCCGCGAAGGCGCCGCGCTCGTCCGGCGCGGCGCGAGTTTCTCGCTCGCGCAACGCTTCGACGCCGACGGGCCGCAGAAGGGCTGGCGGCGGCGCACCAACCCGGTGCACACCATGCTCGACACCGGCACGGACGCCGAACGCGGCACGCAGGGCTTCCCGCACGGCATCGGCGGCGCCGACGACGTGGTGTCCATGCCGCTGCAGGCCTCGACGCAGTGGGACGGCCTCGGGCACATCTTCGACCACGGCCTCGCCTACAACGGCCGGCGCGCGGGGGACGTCGTGACCAGCGAGGGCGACCGCGTCACCGGCATCGAAACCACGGCCGGGCTGCTCGCGGGCCGTGGCGTGCTGCTGGACGTGGGCCGGGTGTTCGGAACCGGCGGCGAGCTGGCCGACGGCTTCGCGATCACCGCGGACCACCTGGAGGCGACGATCGCCGAGCACGGCAGCACCGCGCGCGTCGGCCGCGGCGACCTCCTGCTGGTGCGGACCGGGCGGCTCGCCCGCGCCCGGCGGGAAGGCTGGGGCGACTACGCCGGCGGCGACTCGCCCGGCCTGTCCTTCTCCACAGTGGACTGGCTGTACGGCTCGGAGATCGCCGGCGTCGCGACCGACACCTGGGGCGTCGAAGTCCGGCCGAACGAGTTCGACGACGCCTTCCAGCCCCTGCACCAGGTGGCCATCCCGCACCTCGGCCTGTTCCTCGGCGAGATGTGGGACCTCGACACCCTCGCCGCCGACTGCGCGGCCGACGGCGTCCACGAGTTCTGGCTCACCGCCGCCCCGCTGCCGGTGACCGGCGCGGTCGGCGCACCGGTCGCGCCCATCGCCGTCAAGTAA
- a CDS encoding LysR family transcriptional regulator — protein sequence MNLARLDLNLLVALDALLQERSVTRAAERMGLGQPAVSAQLGRLRRHFHDDLLTRAGNQYRLTPLAVQLKERVRVALSGAERVFAAEPDFDPASSTREFSMLMSDYGIAVLGSGIAARLAEEAPGTRLRFPANTPKMVDAAVHELVHTDLLVIPHGFVDDLPHADLYRDEWVCLVAADNTGVGASLTVAQLETMPWVVTYHGPTASTPAARQMRMLGIEPHVQVVTETFLTVPGLIAGTDRVALLQRRLADGIPDELGVRAVACPFDAAPLVEAMWWHPMYDADPEHRYLRDVVMRTVAAVIGIDGVDAPLRRK from the coding sequence GTGAACCTCGCCCGGTTGGACCTGAACCTGCTGGTGGCCCTGGACGCGCTGCTGCAGGAGCGCAGCGTCACGCGTGCGGCCGAGCGGATGGGACTCGGTCAGCCGGCGGTGTCCGCCCAGCTGGGCCGGCTGCGCCGGCACTTCCACGACGACCTGCTGACCCGGGCCGGCAACCAGTACCGGCTGACGCCGCTGGCCGTACAGCTCAAGGAACGCGTGCGGGTCGCCCTGTCCGGCGCCGAACGGGTCTTCGCGGCCGAACCCGACTTCGATCCCGCGTCGTCCACCCGCGAGTTCTCGATGCTGATGAGCGACTACGGCATCGCCGTGCTCGGATCGGGAATCGCCGCCCGGCTCGCCGAAGAAGCGCCGGGCACCCGGCTGCGGTTCCCCGCGAACACCCCGAAGATGGTCGACGCGGCCGTGCACGAACTCGTCCACACCGACCTGCTGGTCATCCCGCACGGGTTCGTCGACGACCTGCCGCACGCGGACCTCTACCGCGACGAATGGGTGTGCCTGGTCGCCGCGGACAACACCGGCGTCGGGGCGTCGCTGACCGTCGCGCAGCTGGAGACGATGCCGTGGGTCGTCACCTACCACGGCCCCACCGCGTCCACGCCCGCCGCGCGGCAGATGCGCATGCTCGGGATCGAGCCGCACGTCCAGGTGGTCACCGAGACGTTCCTGACCGTGCCAGGGCTCATCGCGGGCACCGACCGGGTCGCCCTGCTCCAGCGGCGCCTGGCGGACGGGATCCCGGACGAGCTCGGCGTGCGCGCCGTGGCGTGCCCGTTCGATGCGGCCCCGCTGGTCGAAGCCATGTGGTGGCACCCGATGTACGACGCCGACCCCGAGCACCGCTACCTGCGGGACGTCGTCATGCGGACGGTGGCGGCGGTGATCGGCATCGACGGCGTCGATGCGCCGCTTCGGCGGAAGTGA
- a CDS encoding MFS transporter, translated as MSDQSVSAPPLTTDPAGGRQAGPAQAVVLLLASCLSVLGAVLLAPVLPRIQDAFAGTPGVATLTPIVLTVPALVIGLTASIAGRVVDRLGRKRLLVGALVVYAFLGTAPLWLSSLPLIVASRVLVGLTEAAIMTCCTTLLADYFHGAERDRYFGLQTVYTTVAATVFFAVGGLLGSWGWRTPFWLYAVSLPLAFAAARVIRPPSQTRTGEKLPPLPWRAFLAPVGVTLAGGLVFYVLIVELSYVLDGIGVTATATVGLVSAAGSLATAVAAYLFPRLAKRGPAATIPAAFVLCGLGILVLALATSVPVVVLGAVVTGFGNGLLLPALLTWALGSLTFAQRGRGTGIWTSALFIGQFASPLIVLALAAATTGLSPALLVVGAAALLIALVAGIVHRTRWAAARA; from the coding sequence GTGTCCGATCAGTCCGTCTCCGCTCCCCCGCTCACCACCGATCCCGCCGGCGGCCGGCAGGCCGGCCCCGCCCAGGCGGTCGTGCTGCTGCTGGCCAGTTGCCTTTCGGTGCTCGGCGCGGTGCTGCTCGCCCCCGTCCTGCCCCGCATCCAGGACGCGTTCGCCGGCACGCCGGGCGTCGCCACCCTCACCCCGATCGTGCTGACCGTGCCCGCGCTGGTCATCGGGCTCACCGCGTCGATCGCCGGCCGCGTCGTCGACCGGCTCGGCCGCAAGCGGCTGCTGGTGGGCGCGCTCGTCGTGTACGCGTTCCTCGGGACCGCGCCGCTGTGGCTGTCGTCCCTGCCGCTGATCGTCGCGAGCCGGGTGCTGGTCGGGCTCACCGAGGCCGCGATCATGACGTGCTGCACGACCTTGCTCGCCGACTACTTCCACGGAGCCGAGCGGGACCGGTACTTCGGCCTGCAGACCGTCTACACCACCGTCGCCGCAACGGTTTTCTTCGCCGTCGGCGGCCTGCTCGGCTCGTGGGGCTGGCGGACGCCGTTCTGGCTCTACGCGGTCAGCCTGCCGCTCGCGTTCGCCGCCGCGCGGGTCATCCGGCCGCCGTCGCAGACCCGGACCGGGGAAAAGCTCCCGCCCCTGCCGTGGCGCGCTTTCCTGGCGCCGGTCGGCGTCACCTTGGCCGGCGGCCTCGTGTTCTACGTCCTCATCGTCGAACTGTCCTATGTGCTCGACGGCATCGGCGTCACCGCCACGGCCACCGTCGGGCTGGTCAGCGCGGCCGGCTCACTGGCCACCGCCGTCGCGGCGTACCTGTTCCCCCGGCTCGCCAAGCGGGGTCCCGCCGCCACCATCCCCGCGGCGTTCGTCCTGTGCGGACTCGGCATCCTCGTCCTCGCGCTGGCCACCTCGGTCCCGGTCGTGGTGCTCGGCGCCGTCGTGACCGGCTTCGGCAACGGGCTGCTGCTGCCCGCCCTGCTCACCTGGGCGCTGGGCAGCCTGACGTTCGCCCAGCGCGGCCGGGGCACCGGCATCTGGACCTCGGCGCTGTTCATCGGCCAGTTCGCCAGCCCGCTCATCGTGCTCGCGCTGGCCGCGGCCACGACCGGCCTCTCCCCGGCCCTGCTCGTCGTCGGCGCCGCGGCGCTCCTGATCGCCCTGGTCGCCGGGATCGTCCACCGCACGCGGTGGGCCGCGGCCCGAGCTTGA